TCATGATTGATggaaattttctcaaattagGAAAGTGCACGCATCTGGAGAATGATGTCCACTGGGCAACAATTACATGACACCACATTAGTTTGGCCAACCGAAATGGGGTTAGTAGAAAGGGTTGGGAAAATGAGGTGGTGAAGATAATGAGGTTTGTTTGTATATTAGGCTAAAAATAATAAGAGTAAGGTCAAAGGCTATTATAAGGATAAGATGTCGTGGGAGTTTATATTTGGTGGAAGATGGTTCCATGGTATCTCCTACATAATTTCAATGTTTTACGTGTGAACTAAAAGAATCTGTCTTGAAATATCATAGACAAAGTTATGTCGTTATACCATGTGTTTTGAGGAAGTCGATTAGGCGTGGTAGCTAGGAGCACTGGCATTCcacttttttgtttaattactTCTTTCAATGTGAATTGGCTTTCTGAACAAGTAAATGAAGGTGCTCTTTGGGGGCCCTTTTTAGGGGCCATCACCTAATCTGCTGCAGTCAAGCCACGTTGGTCACCCAAACTGAATTCCGTGtcctcccctttctctctctctctctctctctctctctctctctctctctctcaggagCACGAACTTTTTTCAGCATTTCCCTCTCAGATCGCCATGGATAAAGGGAAAAttcagagaaagagaaagagagcacAGAAAGAGAGCACTGAGGGAGCATCCACTTCTTCGTTCATCTCTCCAAAACTCACAGGACAAGGTGATGATGCGTGCGATGTATTCTTGAGCTTTAAAGGCTCAGATACTCGTAAGGAATTCACCGATCACCTCTACAATAGACTGGTCAATACAGGGACTGTGTCTATTTTTGTGTTCAAGGACGATAAGAGCATCCCAATTGGTGAGGATTTTAGCTCACAAATTCTTGGTGCCATCTCACGATCTAAGATTTCGATCCCCATCATCTCCGAAAATTATGCTACtagcaaatggtgccttcgtGAGCTCATCCATATGATGGACTGCAAGAATGGTGCGTCACACATAGTGTTGCCAATTTTTTACAAAGTTAAACCATCAGATGTGCGGCATCTAAAAGGAAATTTTGGGGATGCCTTCCGTTCGAGTCAAAAGTATTTTGATGAGAAGGATATCCAGGAAGGGCCGCGAGCACTTAGAGAAGTGAGTGACTTACATGGGTGGGAGTCTGAGAAATTTGCTAACGGGTACGTCACagaacttttcttcctttttttttttttttggttggggaacttttcctttttctttgataagTTCTCTTCACGCAAAACCAATGAAATGCAGATGTTTTACTTGCATTGCAAGCTCAGAAAAGATCCCCAAAATGTCCCAATAATGGGTCGAAGACGAGCAAACACTAGTACTTCCCAAGATCTCGTGAAAACTAAACGAACGACAACTTAAACCAAAGATCCCGTAGTGCCCAAGAATTTTACATTTGT
The nucleotide sequence above comes from Eucalyptus grandis isolate ANBG69807.140 chromosome 2, ASM1654582v1, whole genome shotgun sequence. Encoded proteins:
- the LOC104435126 gene encoding disease resistance protein RUN1-like, encoding MDKGKIQRKRKRAQKESTEGASTSSFISPKLTGQGDDACDVFLSFKGSDTRKEFTDHLYNRLVNTGTVSIFVFKDDKSIPIGEDFSSQILGAISRSKISIPIISENYATSKWCLRELIHMMDCKNGASHIVLPIFYKVKPSDVRHLKGNFGDAFRSSQKYFDEKDIQEGPRALREVSDLHGWESEKFANGNEGELVEEVVKKVLSKLQQDFQLDVTKHLVGFEDHVSKIRNWVDTPASAARMIGIYGMGGIGKTTLAKSIYNQLLDEFVHHSFLANIRETAQCNGIPYLQNQLIEEVLQIECQIRNVDRGISLIRSKFKGKKVIILLDDIDNKKQLDA